A window of the Pseudomonas gozinkensis genome harbors these coding sequences:
- a CDS encoding methyl-accepting chemotaxis protein, translated as MIKAKTGKPAEGSRSRSQIIVLFIALIVFIMLLFANFAYLNTQANYDKQYIGHAGELRVLSQRIAKNATEAAAGKAAAFKLLSDARNDFAQRWSYLKKGDPATGLPPAPSTVRPEMRAVQLDWERLLKNTDAILSSEQTVLSLHQVAATLAETVPQLQIEYEKVVEILLQRGAPAAQVAMAQRQSLLAERILGAVNTVLSGDENSQQAADAFGRDAARFGQVLNGMLQGNSTLKISQVEDRDARARLSEISELFQFVSGSVDEILETSPELFKVRESATNIFSLSQTLLDEASHLATGFENLAGGRNTDTIGGYVLGLLALASIILIGMVMVRETNRQLRETAEKNERNQNAIMRLLDEIEDLADGDLTVTASVTEDFTGTIADSINYSVDQLRDLVATINLTAGQVAAAVQETQATAMHLAQASEHQAQQISEASTAINDMAQSIDQVSANAAESSAVAERSVEIANKGNEVVHNTIHGMDNIREQIQDTAKRIKRLGESSQEIGDIVSLIDDIADQTNILALNAAIQASMAGDAGRGFAVVADEVQRLAERSSAATRQIETLVRAIQTDTNEAVISMEQTTTEVVRGARLAQDAGVALEEIEGVSKTLAALIQSISNAAQQQTSSAGQISLTMNVIQQITSQTSSGSTATAESIGNLAKMASQLRRSVSGFTLPAAAAAPATDKA; from the coding sequence ATGATCAAAGCAAAAACAGGCAAGCCCGCAGAAGGCTCGCGCAGCCGCTCGCAGATCATCGTGCTGTTCATCGCACTGATCGTGTTCATCATGCTGCTGTTCGCCAACTTCGCTTACCTCAACACCCAGGCCAACTACGACAAGCAGTACATCGGCCACGCCGGCGAGCTGCGGGTGCTATCGCAGCGGATCGCCAAGAACGCCACCGAAGCCGCCGCCGGCAAGGCTGCCGCATTCAAACTGTTGAGCGATGCGCGCAACGACTTCGCCCAGCGCTGGAGCTATCTGAAGAAAGGTGACCCGGCCACCGGTCTGCCGCCGGCACCGTCCACCGTGCGTCCGGAAATGCGCGCCGTGCAGCTGGACTGGGAACGCCTGCTGAAAAACACCGACGCGATTCTCTCCAGCGAACAGACCGTGCTGTCCCTGCATCAGGTGGCCGCGACTTTGGCCGAAACCGTGCCGCAGTTGCAGATCGAATACGAAAAAGTCGTCGAGATTCTCCTGCAACGCGGCGCTCCGGCGGCGCAGGTGGCGATGGCCCAGCGTCAGTCGCTGCTGGCCGAGCGGATTCTCGGCGCGGTCAACACCGTGCTGTCGGGCGATGAAAATTCCCAGCAGGCCGCCGACGCCTTCGGTCGCGATGCTGCGCGCTTCGGTCAGGTGCTTAACGGCATGCTGCAAGGTAACTCGACGCTGAAGATCAGTCAGGTCGAAGATCGCGACGCCCGCGCTCGCTTGAGCGAGATTTCCGAGCTGTTCCAGTTCGTCTCAGGTTCTGTGGATGAAATCCTCGAAACCTCGCCGGAGCTGTTCAAGGTCCGTGAATCCGCCACCAATATCTTCAGCCTGTCGCAGACCCTGCTCGACGAAGCCTCGCACCTGGCCACCGGTTTCGAGAACCTCGCCGGCGGGCGCAACACCGACACCATCGGCGGTTATGTGCTGGGCCTGCTGGCGCTGGCTTCGATCATCCTGATCGGCATGGTCATGGTCCGGGAAACCAACCGTCAGTTGCGCGAGACCGCCGAGAAGAACGAACGCAACCAGAACGCGATCATGCGTCTGCTCGACGAAATCGAAGACCTCGCCGACGGCGACCTGACCGTAACGGCCTCGGTGACGGAAGACTTTACCGGGACCATCGCCGACTCGATCAACTATTCCGTCGACCAGTTGCGCGATCTGGTCGCCACCATCAACCTCACCGCCGGCCAGGTCGCCGCTGCGGTGCAGGAAACCCAGGCCACCGCCATGCACCTGGCCCAGGCCTCTGAGCATCAGGCCCAGCAGATTTCCGAAGCTTCGACGGCGATCAACGACATGGCCCAATCGATTGATCAGGTGTCGGCCAACGCCGCCGAATCTTCGGCGGTGGCCGAGCGTTCGGTGGAGATCGCCAACAAGGGCAACGAGGTGGTGCACAACACCATCCACGGCATGGACAACATCCGCGAACAGATCCAGGACACCGCCAAGCGCATCAAGCGCCTGGGCGAGTCGTCCCAGGAAATCGGTGACATCGTCAGCCTGATCGATGACATTGCCGACCAGACCAACATCCTCGCCCTCAACGCGGCGATTCAGGCCTCGATGGCCGGTGACGCCGGGCGCGGTTTCGCCGTGGTTGCCGACGAAGTGCAACGGCTGGCCGAGCGTTCGTCCGCCGCAACCCGGCAGATCGAAACGCTGGTGCGGGCGATCCAGACCGACACCAACGAAGCCGTGATTTCCATGGAGCAGACCACCACCGAAGTGGTGCGCGGCGCGCGGCTGGCGCAGGATGCCGGTGTGGCCCTGGAAGAAATCGAAGGCGTGTCCAAGACCCTCGCGGCGCTGATCCAGAGCATTTCCAACGCGGCGCAGCAGCAGACGTCTTCGGCCGGGCAGATTTCCCTGACGATGAACGTGATCCAGCAGATCACCTCGCAGACGTCGTCCGGCTCCACGGCCACCGCCGAGAGCATCGGCAACCTGGCGAAAATGGCCAGCCAGTTGCGTCGCTCGGTGTCCGGGTTCACCTTGCCGGCGGCGGCGGCAGCGCCTGCCACGGACAAGGCGTGA
- a CDS encoding chemotaxis protein CheW → MSESLTAFELLWQIDQRCRLLAADLPSQPARQDRWSGIGFRLGEHWYVTPMGEVSEVLPELRVTQLPGVKPWVKGVANLRGRLLPVMDLCGFFGHELSPMRKQRRVLVVEHQDVFAGLLVDEVFGLQHFEQGSFESVSISKRQGSKGEFIKGYFRREQNWRVFSLFALAQSPSFMHVAV, encoded by the coding sequence ATGAGTGAATCGCTGACCGCGTTCGAACTCTTGTGGCAGATCGACCAGCGCTGTCGCCTGCTGGCGGCGGACCTGCCGTCGCAACCGGCGCGCCAGGATCGCTGGAGCGGCATCGGCTTTCGTCTGGGCGAGCACTGGTACGTCACGCCGATGGGCGAAGTCAGCGAAGTGCTGCCCGAACTGCGTGTCACCCAGCTGCCGGGCGTCAAGCCGTGGGTCAAGGGCGTGGCCAACCTGCGCGGTCGCCTGCTGCCGGTCATGGACCTGTGCGGATTCTTCGGCCATGAGCTGTCACCGATGCGCAAACAGCGGCGGGTATTGGTGGTAGAGCATCAGGACGTGTTTGCCGGTTTGCTGGTCGATGAAGTCTTCGGCCTGCAGCACTTCGAGCAGGGCAGTTTCGAATCCGTCTCGATCAGCAAACGGCAAGGCTCCAAGGGCGAGTTCATCAAGGGCTATTTCCGGCGCGAGCAGAACTGGCGGGTGTTCAGCCTGTTTGCGCTGGCGCAGTCACCGAGTTTCATGCACGTCGCGGTTTAA
- the pilH gene encoding twitching motility response regulator PilH → MARILIVDDSPTEMYKLTGMLEKHGHEVLKAENGADGVALARQEKPDAVLMDIVMPGLNGFQATRQLTKDAETSHIPVIIITTKDQETDKVWGTRQGAKDYLTKPVDEDTLIKTLNNVLAG, encoded by the coding sequence ATGGCACGTATCCTGATCGTCGATGATTCGCCGACCGAAATGTACAAACTCACCGGCATGCTGGAAAAGCACGGGCACGAAGTGCTGAAAGCCGAAAACGGCGCCGACGGCGTGGCCCTGGCCCGCCAGGAGAAGCCCGACGCGGTGCTGATGGACATCGTCATGCCCGGCCTCAACGGCTTTCAGGCTACCCGTCAATTGACCAAGGATGCGGAAACCAGCCACATCCCGGTGATCATCATCACCACCAAGGATCAGGAGACCGACAAGGTCTGGGGCACCCGCCAGGGCGCCAAGGACTACCTGACCAAACCGGTCGACGAAGACACGCTGATCAAGACCCTGAACAACGTGCTGGCCGGTTGA
- the pilG gene encoding twitching motility response regulator PilG has translation MEQQSSALKVMVIDDSKTIRRTAETLLKNAGCEVITAIDGFDALAKIADHHPGIIFVDIMMPRLDGYQTCALIKNNNAFKGTPVIMLSSRDGLFDKAKGRIVGSDQFLTKPFSKEELLDAISAHVPGFAAALPQ, from the coding sequence ATGGAACAGCAGTCCAGCGCCTTGAAGGTCATGGTGATCGACGACTCGAAAACGATTCGTCGCACCGCCGAGACCCTGTTGAAAAATGCAGGGTGCGAAGTCATCACCGCGATCGACGGTTTTGACGCCCTGGCGAAGATCGCCGACCACCATCCCGGGATCATCTTTGTCGACATCATGATGCCGCGTCTGGATGGTTATCAGACCTGCGCTTTAATCAAGAACAACAACGCGTTCAAGGGCACGCCGGTGATCATGCTGTCGTCCCGGGACGGGCTGTTCGACAAGGCCAAGGGGCGGATTGTCGGTTCCGATCAATTTTTGACCAAACCTTTCAGCAAGGAAGAACTGCTCGACGCGATTTCGGCCCATGTTCCGGGCTTCGCTGCCGCTTTGCCGCAGTAA
- the gshB gene encoding glutathione synthase, whose protein sequence is MSVRVGIVMDPIASISYKKDSSLAMLLAAQKRGWELFYMEQKDLYQGEGQARARMKPLKVFANPEKWFELGAEQDSLLSDLNVILMRKDPPFDMEFVYSTYLLEQAEAAGVLVVNKPQSLRDCNEKLFATLFPQCTPPTVVSRRADVLREFAAKHGDVILKPLDGMGGTSIFRHRAGDPNLSVILETLTALGAQQIMGQAYLPAIKDGDKRILMIDGEPVDYCLARIPAQGETRGNLAAGGRGEARPLTDKDRWIAAQVGPTLREKGLLFVGLDVIGEHLTEINVTSPTCIREIDNAFGTDIGGLLMDAIEKKLQA, encoded by the coding sequence ATGAGCGTTCGCGTCGGGATTGTCATGGACCCTATCGCCAGCATTTCCTATAAAAAGGATAGCTCGCTGGCCATGCTGCTGGCGGCGCAGAAGCGCGGCTGGGAACTGTTCTATATGGAACAGAAAGACCTTTATCAGGGTGAAGGCCAGGCACGGGCGCGGATGAAGCCGCTGAAAGTCTTCGCCAACCCGGAAAAATGGTTCGAACTGGGCGCCGAGCAGGATTCGCTGCTGAGCGACCTGAACGTGATCCTGATGCGCAAGGATCCGCCGTTCGACATGGAGTTCGTCTACTCCACCTACCTGCTCGAACAGGCCGAAGCCGCCGGCGTACTGGTGGTCAACAAGCCGCAGAGCCTGCGTGACTGCAACGAAAAGCTGTTCGCCACGCTGTTCCCGCAGTGCACGCCGCCGACCGTGGTCAGCCGCCGCGCCGACGTGCTGCGTGAATTCGCCGCCAAACATGGCGATGTGATCCTCAAGCCGCTGGACGGTATGGGTGGCACCTCGATTTTCCGTCACCGCGCCGGCGACCCGAACCTGTCGGTGATTCTGGAAACCCTGACCGCCCTCGGCGCCCAGCAGATCATGGGCCAGGCCTACCTGCCGGCGATCAAGGACGGCGACAAGCGCATCCTGATGATCGACGGCGAGCCGGTGGATTACTGCCTGGCGCGGATTCCGGCCCAGGGCGAAACCCGTGGCAACCTCGCGGCCGGTGGTCGTGGCGAAGCCCGTCCGTTGACCGACAAGGATCGCTGGATCGCTGCCCAGGTCGGCCCGACCTTGCGCGAGAAAGGCCTGCTGTTCGTCGGCCTTGACGTGATCGGTGAACACCTGACCGAAATCAACGTCACCAGCCCGACCTGCATCCGCGAGATCGACAACGCCTTCGGCACCGACATCGGCGGCCTGCTGATGGATGCCATCGAGAAAAAGCTGCAAGCTTGA
- a CDS encoding energy transducer TonB yields the protein MTLPSDLPAELAHKGVRPVDRLGFTLFLAALIHLALLLGVGFTMVEPKQISKTLEITLATFKSEKKPAKADFLAQENQEGSGTLDKKAIPKTTEVAPFQANEVKKVTPPPAARPEVQEAAPKAAVTTVAPKPKKAPTKKEEAKTETKPTVDAPTFDSSQLSSDIASLEAELANEQQLYAKRPRIHRLSAASTMRDKGAWYKDEWRKKVERIGNLNYPDEARRKQIYGNLRLMVSINRDGSLYEVLVLESSGQPLLDQAAQRIVRLAAPFAPFTGDLSDIDRLEIIRTWKFARGDKLSSN from the coding sequence ATGACACTTCCGTCCGATCTGCCCGCTGAACTCGCCCATAAAGGCGTGCGCCCGGTCGATCGCCTCGGATTTACCCTGTTTCTCGCGGCGCTGATCCATTTGGCGCTGCTGCTCGGCGTGGGTTTCACCATGGTCGAGCCCAAGCAGATCAGCAAAACCCTGGAAATCACCCTCGCCACCTTCAAGAGCGAAAAGAAGCCGGCGAAGGCTGACTTCCTCGCCCAGGAAAACCAGGAGGGCAGCGGCACCCTCGACAAGAAGGCGATCCCCAAGACCACCGAGGTCGCGCCGTTCCAGGCAAATGAAGTCAAGAAAGTCACCCCGCCGCCGGCCGCCAGGCCGGAAGTGCAGGAAGCCGCGCCCAAGGCGGCCGTGACCACCGTCGCGCCAAAACCGAAAAAGGCGCCGACCAAAAAAGAAGAGGCGAAGACCGAGACCAAACCGACGGTCGATGCCCCGACTTTCGACAGCTCGCAGCTCTCCAGCGACATCGCCAGCCTCGAAGCCGAACTGGCCAACGAACAACAGCTGTACGCCAAGCGCCCGCGCATCCACCGCCTGAGCGCCGCCTCGACCATGCGCGACAAGGGCGCCTGGTACAAGGACGAGTGGCGCAAAAAGGTCGAGCGCATCGGCAACCTCAATTACCCCGACGAAGCCCGGCGCAAGCAGATCTACGGCAATCTGCGCCTGATGGTGTCGATCAACCGCGACGGCTCGCTGTATGAAGTGCTGGTGCTGGAGTCTTCCGGCCAGCCGCTGCTGGATCAGGCAGCGCAGCGCATCGTGCGGCTGGCGGCACCGTTTGCACCGTTTACCGGGGACCTGTCGGACATCGACCGGCTGGAAATCATCCGCACCTGGAAATTCGCTCGCGGTGACAAGCTCTCGAGCAACTGA
- a CDS encoding YqgE/AlgH family protein, whose product MKNVSPSYLKHHFLIAMPHMADPNFAHTLTYIVEHTANGAMGLVVNRPQELNLADILEQLRPDIDPPALCQHVPIFIGGPVQTDRGFVLHPAGKTFQATVELDGDLALSTSQDVLFAIADGVGPAKSVITLGYAGWEAGQLEAELADNAWLTCPYDADILFNTSSELRLEAAAKHLGINLSLLTSQAGHA is encoded by the coding sequence ATGAAAAACGTCAGCCCCAGCTACCTCAAGCATCACTTCCTGATCGCCATGCCACACATGGCCGACCCGAACTTTGCCCACACCTTGACCTACATCGTCGAGCACACGGCCAATGGCGCCATGGGGCTGGTGGTCAACCGACCGCAAGAGCTGAATCTGGCCGACATCCTCGAACAACTGCGCCCGGACATCGACCCGCCAGCGCTGTGCCAGCATGTGCCGATCTTCATCGGCGGCCCGGTGCAGACCGATCGCGGCTTTGTGCTGCACCCGGCGGGCAAGACGTTCCAGGCCACCGTCGAACTGGACGGCGATCTGGCACTGTCCACCTCGCAGGACGTGCTGTTCGCCATCGCCGACGGCGTGGGCCCGGCCAAAAGCGTGATCACCCTCGGCTATGCCGGCTGGGAAGCCGGGCAGCTGGAAGCCGAACTGGCCGACAACGCCTGGCTGACCTGCCCGTACGACGCCGACATCCTGTTCAACACCAGCAGTGAACTGCGCCTGGAAGCGGCGGCCAAACACCTGGGGATCAACCTCAGCCTGTTGACCAGCCAGGCAGGACACGCCTGA
- the ruvX gene encoding Holliday junction resolvase RuvX, whose protein sequence is MALRLILGFDYGTKQIGVAVGQVITGQARELCTLKAQNGVPDWNQVEALIKEWKPDAVVVGLPLNMDGTPSEMCARAEKFARRLNGRFNLPFYTHDERLTTFEAKGERLVRGGQKGSYRDNPVDAIAAALLLQGWLDENTALFES, encoded by the coding sequence ATGGCCCTGCGCCTGATCCTCGGCTTCGACTACGGCACCAAACAGATCGGCGTGGCGGTCGGCCAGGTGATTACCGGCCAGGCCCGCGAACTGTGCACCTTGAAGGCGCAAAACGGTGTGCCGGACTGGAATCAGGTCGAAGCCCTGATAAAGGAATGGAAACCCGACGCCGTGGTGGTCGGCCTGCCGCTGAACATGGACGGCACGCCCAGCGAGATGTGCGCCCGCGCCGAGAAATTCGCCCGGCGCCTCAACGGCCGCTTCAACCTGCCTTTCTATACCCACGACGAACGCCTGACGACCTTCGAAGCCAAGGGCGAGCGACTGGTGCGCGGCGGACAGAAAGGCAGCTACCGCGACAACCCGGTGGACGCCATCGCCGCCGCCCTGCTGCTGCAAGGCTGGCTCGACGAAAACACCGCACTATTTGAATCCTGA
- the pyrR gene encoding bifunctional pyr operon transcriptional regulator/uracil phosphoribosyltransferase PyrR, whose translation MSLPNPADLISQMATRLKAHLAQREISEPRYIGIRTGGVWVAQALLEELGSDAPLGTLDVSFYRDDFSQNGLHPQVRPSALPFEIEGQHLVLIDDVLMSGRTIRAAMNELFDYGRPASVTLVCLLDLDAGELPIRPNVVGATLSLAAHERVKLSGPELALELQDLAL comes from the coding sequence ATGAGCCTGCCCAATCCCGCCGATCTGATCAGCCAGATGGCGACCCGCCTCAAGGCGCACCTTGCCCAGCGTGAGATCAGCGAACCGCGTTACATCGGCATCCGCACAGGCGGCGTCTGGGTCGCCCAGGCCCTGCTCGAAGAGCTGGGCAGCGACGCGCCATTGGGCACGCTGGATGTTTCCTTCTACCGCGACGACTTCAGCCAGAACGGCCTGCACCCGCAAGTGCGCCCGTCCGCCCTGCCCTTCGAAATCGAAGGCCAGCATCTGGTGCTGATCGACGACGTACTGATGAGCGGCCGGACCATTCGCGCCGCCATGAACGAACTGTTCGACTACGGCCGCCCGGCCAGCGTGACGCTGGTCTGCCTGCTGGACCTGGACGCCGGCGAACTGCCGATCCGCCCGAACGTGGTCGGCGCGACCCTGTCGCTGGCCGCCCACGAGCGGGTCAAGCTGTCCGGGCCGGAGCTGGCCCTCGAACTGCAAGACCTTGCCCTTTAA
- a CDS encoding aspartate carbamoyltransferase catalytic subunit, which translates to MTPLDTKRPLQLNDQGQLRHFLSLDGLRRELLTEILDTADSFLEVGARAVKKVPLLRGKTVCNVFFENSTRTRTTFELAAQRLSADVITLNVSTSSASKGETLLDTLRNLEAMAADMFVVRHGDSGAAHFIAEHVCPQVAIINGGDGRHAHPTQGMLDMLTIRRHKGGFENLSVAIVGDILHSRVARSNMLALKTLGCPDIRVIAPKTLLPIGIEQYGVKVYTDMTEGLKDVDVVIMLRLQRERMTGGLLPSEGEFYRLFGLTTARLAGAKPDCIVMHPGPINRGVEIESAVADGPHSVILNQVTYGIAIRMAVLSMAMSGQTAQRQFEQENAQ; encoded by the coding sequence ATGACGCCTCTAGATACCAAGCGCCCGCTGCAGCTCAATGATCAGGGCCAGCTGCGCCACTTCCTCTCGCTCGACGGCCTGCGCCGCGAGTTGCTGACGGAAATCCTCGACACCGCCGACTCGTTCCTCGAAGTCGGTGCCCGGGCCGTGAAGAAGGTCCCGTTGTTGCGCGGCAAGACCGTGTGCAACGTGTTCTTCGAAAACTCGACCCGCACCCGCACCACCTTCGAACTGGCGGCCCAGCGGCTGTCGGCGGACGTGATCACCCTGAACGTGTCGACCTCGTCGGCCAGCAAGGGCGAAACCCTGCTCGACACCCTGCGCAACCTGGAAGCCATGGCCGCCGACATGTTCGTCGTTCGCCACGGTGACTCGGGCGCGGCACACTTCATCGCCGAACATGTCTGCCCGCAAGTGGCGATCATCAACGGCGGCGACGGCCGGCACGCGCACCCGACCCAGGGCATGCTCGACATGCTGACCATCCGCCGTCACAAGGGCGGCTTCGAGAACCTTTCGGTGGCCATCGTCGGCGACATCCTGCACTCGCGGGTGGCGCGCTCGAACATGCTCGCCCTGAAGACCCTCGGCTGCCCGGACATCCGCGTGATCGCGCCGAAAACCCTGCTGCCAATCGGCATCGAGCAATACGGCGTGAAGGTCTACACCGACATGACCGAAGGCCTCAAAGACGTCGACGTGGTGATCATGCTGCGCCTGCAGCGTGAGCGCATGACCGGCGGCCTGCTGCCGAGCGAAGGCGAGTTCTACCGCCTGTTCGGCCTGACCACCGCACGCCTGGCCGGCGCCAAACCCGATTGCATCGTCATGCACCCGGGGCCGATCAACCGTGGCGTGGAGATCGAGTCGGCAGTGGCCGACGGCCCGCACTCGGTCATTCTCAATCAAGTCACCTACGGCATCGCGATCCGTATGGCCGTGCTGTCCATGGCCATGAGCGGACAAACAGCGCAGCGTCAATTCGAGCAGGAGAACGCCCAGTGA
- a CDS encoding dihydroorotase, with protein MKLSILGARVIDPSSGLDQITDIHVEACKIVALGAAPAGFTAVETIDATGLVAAPGLVDLNVALREPGYSRKGTIASETRAAAAGGVTSLCCPPKTKPVLDTSAVAELILDRAREAGNTKVFPIGALSKGLDGEQLAELVALRDAGCVAFGNGLESFRNTRTLCRALDYAATFDLTVIFNSQDHDLADGGLAHEGATASFLGLPGIPETAETVALARDLLLVEQTGVRAHFSQLTSARGVALIAQAQARGLKVTADVALYQLILTDEALIDFSSLYHVQPPLRTRADRDGLREAVKSGVVSAISSHHQPHERDAKLAPFGATEPGISSVELLLPLAMTLVEDGLLDLPTLLARLSAGPAEALRLPAGKLVVGGAADIVLFDPKASTVAGETWLSKGENCPFLGHSLPGVVRYTLVDGRISHQA; from the coding sequence GTGAAGCTCAGCATTCTCGGCGCCCGCGTCATCGATCCAAGCAGCGGCCTGGATCAAATCACCGATATTCACGTTGAAGCCTGCAAGATCGTCGCCCTCGGCGCTGCACCGGCCGGTTTCACCGCCGTCGAAACCATCGACGCCACAGGCCTGGTGGCCGCTCCGGGGCTGGTCGACCTCAACGTCGCCCTGCGCGAGCCGGGCTACAGCCGCAAAGGCACCATCGCCAGCGAAACCCGCGCTGCGGCGGCCGGTGGTGTGACCAGCCTGTGCTGCCCGCCGAAAACCAAACCGGTGCTCGACACCTCCGCCGTGGCCGAGCTGATCCTCGACCGCGCCCGCGAGGCCGGCAACACCAAGGTGTTCCCGATCGGTGCCCTGAGCAAAGGTCTGGATGGTGAACAGCTGGCCGAACTGGTTGCCCTGCGCGACGCCGGTTGTGTGGCGTTCGGCAACGGCCTCGAAAGCTTCCGCAACACCCGTACCCTGTGCCGGGCGCTGGATTACGCGGCGACCTTCGACCTGACGGTGATTTTCAACTCGCAGGATCACGACCTCGCCGACGGCGGCCTGGCCCACGAAGGCGCCACCGCCAGCTTCCTCGGCCTGCCGGGTATTCCGGAAACCGCTGAAACCGTGGCCCTCGCCCGGGATCTGCTGCTGGTCGAGCAGACCGGCGTGCGCGCGCACTTCAGCCAGCTGACCAGCGCTCGCGGCGTGGCCCTGATCGCTCAGGCTCAGGCCCGTGGTTTGAAAGTCACGGCGGATGTTGCCCTGTATCAGCTGATCCTGACGGACGAAGCGCTGATCGACTTCAGCAGCCTGTACCACGTGCAACCGCCGCTGCGCACCCGCGCCGACCGCGATGGTCTGCGTGAAGCGGTGAAGTCCGGCGTGGTCTCGGCCATTTCCAGCCATCACCAGCCCCATGAGCGCGATGCCAAACTGGCACCGTTTGGCGCGACCGAGCCGGGCATCAGCAGCGTCGAACTGCTGCTGCCGCTGGCGATGACGCTGGTCGAGGACGGTCTACTGGATCTTCCGACCCTGCTGGCCCGCCTGAGCGCCGGCCCGGCCGAGGCCCTGCGCCTGCCGGCGGGCAAACTGGTGGTGGGTGGCGCGGCGGATATCGTGCTGTTCGATCCGAAGGCTTCGACCGTTGCCGGCGAAACCTGGCTGTCGAAGGGCGAGAACTGCCCGTTCCTCGGCCATAGCCTGCCGGGTGTGGTGCG